The DNA sequence GCAATATCCGTCATTTCTGTAAGATTCCACTCTCGTTGGCGCGTCGTACATTGAAAGCGCTCAAGCGTGGGGAAGAAAAAATGTCGCGCCGAGAAGTGGAAGAGGCAGTTGAAGAAGTACTGCATGAACAGTAGGTTGCTGTAACAAATAAGGAGCGTAGCGAAGATGAAGAAGCCAATTGCGGAATCGAGAACAGTACAGTCACGCCTTGTACTGCCGGCAAACACGAATCATATTGGAACGATATTTGGAGGCAATGTTCTCGCCTATATTGATGAAATTGGAGCAATTGCTGCAATGAAGCATTCGGAGAGTACGGTTGTGACAGCATCAATTGACTCGGTTAACTTTGTTTCTTCTGCGAAAACAGGTGATGTTCTTAATCTGGAAGCAATTGTAACCTACACAGGAACGACTTCAATGGAAGTTTATGTTCGAGTAAGTGCCCATAATCTGCTGGAGAACCGAGAACAGTTGACGACAGAATCCTTCCTTACTATGGTGGCAGTCGATGAGGAAGGTCATCCAAAGCCAGTCCCCAAGGTTTATCCCGAAACGCCTGAAGAGATACGCCTTCATGAAACGGCACCGGCCCGCAAGAAGCATCGGATACGCAAAGCAAAACTAAGATAAAAATACCGCAGCGCCTCAATTGAGGCGTCGCGGTATTTTTCTTTGCTTATCGTTTGAATGCAGCAATTCTATCCTGCAAATCACTCGCAAGACTGGCGAGTCTTTCAGCATTCTCCGCTGCATCGTGTACGGCTTGGTTAGAATGTAGGCAGGACGCGGATACTGATTCAGCTCCCGATGCTTGTTCTTCGGCTACCGTCGCAATTTGTTCCGATGCCTGTTTCATTCCCAAGCTATCCTCCCGCATGATCTCCAGGTGTTCGGAGAGTTCAGTGATTTCACTTAATATGTCATGTGCCGAACTGCGTATGGAGTTGTACGTAGTACCAGTGTGATGAACTTGCAATTTGCCTTCACTTACTTCTGAACAGCTTCTGGCTAGAGAATCAACCGCTTTAGATGCATTTGCTTGGATGGCTGCAGCAATTTCGGTTATTTCAGAAGTACTCGAGGAAGCTTGATCTGATAACTTTCCGACTTCTGCAGCAACGACAGCAAAACCTTTGCCCTTTTCACCAGCCCGAGTTGCTTCAATGGTGGCATTGAGGGCAAGGAGCCGAGTCTGTTCGGAAATTTTTTGAATCATTGATACAAGACGCCCTATTTCCTGTGTCTGGCCATTCAGTTTTTCTACCTGTTCCATGGACTCCTTAACAAGGCTGTCAGCCTTATCCATTTGGCTAATGGACTCTTCCATCATTACATTTCCTTTTTCGGTTAAAGAGAGAAGATTTTGAGAAGCAGCAGCGATTTCGAGCCCATTTGTGCTTGCTTTTTCGGTTCTTTCATGAACGTTTATAAGATCCAGGGACATTTTAGAAATCGTATTTGCCTGGATATCTGCAGCTTCAGTTGCTTCAATCATTGCAGCTGCAGTCTGATTGCTCCCATTAAGCATTTCACTTCCAGATTGTAGCATTTCCTCGCTTTTTTCTTGAACCTGCTCCGAGGCTTCTGCAATTAAGCAGACAACCTGTTGTAAATTGTCACGTAGCAGGATAGCGGTGTTGAACAGGGTGCCAATCTCGTCTTTTCGGTCAGTGCGTTCCAAAGAACTGCGTAAATCGCCTTCAGCAATCGTCTTCATGAATTTGGCGACTTTACGTACCGGTTTGGAAATGGAGCGACTCATTCTTATAGCTGTAAAGGTTACAAGAACAAGTAGTATTGCAATTGCAGCTAGTGAGATCTTCATCAGTTTCTGTTCAGTGGCAGCTATTGTGGATATATCCTTTTTGATGCCGATCATGCCAATGACTTGTGTTCCAGTCGGGTCTTTTAAAGGCAAGTAGGATTGAAGACTGGAACGTGTGTTGTCTGAAGCCTTTTTGCCTTCAGATACTTTGCGAATAATCTCAGCTTTTTTGAACGACTCACCGATTTTGCTGCTATCGGAAGAAATCATAACTTTGCCGGCATCATCATAGAAATTAAGCTCAACATTTGGCATTGATTTTTGCAGATTTGAAATAAAGCTTTCATCTATTCCAGTTTGTAGCGTTCCAATGATTTTATTACCTTGATAAATCGGGGCAAAGGCACGGATGGCGAGTCCACTATTGCCAAATTCAAACCCTGCAATTGTATCTCCAGAGAGTGCAGTCTGGATTGCGGGTTTATCGCTTTTATCATCATTGTATTTCTCGGGGTTGTGATCACGAAGAAATACTTTTCCGTCAACACGGCCAAATTCAAACACATCCACATGCTGCTCCTGTTTTAGGCGTTTAAAATCGCCTAAGGATTGTTTCAGCA is a window from the Aciduricibacillus chroicocephali genome containing:
- a CDS encoding acyl-CoA thioesterase, coding for MKKPIAESRTVQSRLVLPANTNHIGTIFGGNVLAYIDEIGAIAAMKHSESTVVTASIDSVNFVSSAKTGDVLNLEAIVTYTGTTSMEVYVRVSAHNLLENREQLTTESFLTMVAVDEEGHPKPVPKVYPETPEEIRLHETAPARKKHRIRKAKLR
- a CDS encoding methyl-accepting chemotaxis protein encodes the protein MKQIMNMKRLSIKLLIAFLAIAIIPLFATLLFFYYSAEKGFQQLADKDQDETNDAVDAYMSTVADDLLRLTEQYASKGQFVNSFSKNDREKLLKQSLGDFKRLKQEQHVDVFEFGRVDGKVFLRDHNPEKYNDDKSDKPAIQTALSGDTIAGFEFGNSGLAIRAFAPIYQGNKIIGTLQTGIDESFISNLQKSMPNVELNFYDDAGKVMISSDSSKIGESFKKAEIIRKVSEGKKASDNTRSSLQSYLPLKDPTGTQVIGMIGIKKDISTIAATEQKLMKISLAAIAILLVLVTFTAIRMSRSISKPVRKVAKFMKTIAEGDLRSSLERTDRKDEIGTLFNTAILLRDNLQQVVCLIAEASEQVQEKSEEMLQSGSEMLNGSNQTAAAMIEATEAADIQANTISKMSLDLINVHERTEKASTNGLEIAAASQNLLSLTEKGNVMMEESISQMDKADSLVKESMEQVEKLNGQTQEIGRLVSMIQKISEQTRLLALNATIEATRAGEKGKGFAVVAAEVGKLSDQASSSTSEITEIAAAIQANASKAVDSLARSCSEVSEGKLQVHHTGTTYNSIRSSAHDILSEITELSEHLEIMREDSLGMKQASEQIATVAEEQASGAESVSASCLHSNQAVHDAAENAERLASLASDLQDRIAAFKR